TTTATCTCTTTTTTTAAGGTATTTTTTTTATCTGCATAATACTCTTCTTGGAATTTTTCCATCTCAACATCAAAATCACTATAAGTATTTTTCACATAAAAATATGACATTGCAAAAACCATTGTGGACATAATTACAATAAATGTAAAAATAATAATTTTTGATAAATTTTTTTCAGTAACTAATCCCAATTTTAAACCTTCTTAACCTAATTTTGCTATGATAACATAATTATTATAATAAGGATTTTTAGAATATGCAAAATGATTTTATAAATAAACTTAATGCCTTTACAGTTTTATACGCAGAAGATGAAGATGGAATTAGAAATAATATTCAAGAGATTCTTCAACATCTATTTAAGGAAGTTTATAGTGCAAAAAATGCTAGTGAAGCATATATGAAATATCTTGAAACTAATCCTGATTTAATTATAACTGATATAAAAATGGGAAATGAAACAGGTATTGATTTAGTTAAAAAAATCAGAAAATCAGATTCTAAAACAAGAATTATTATTACCTCAGCATTTACAGATTTAGAATATTTACTTCAAGCAACAGAACTTCATTTGATTAAATATATAGTAAAACCAATAACTCAAGATAAATTAATGGAAGCATTAGAAGCTTTTGTAAATAGTTATGATAACTCAAAAATTTATAATCTAATTCCTAACTGGATTTTTGATTACAGTAAAGCCATTGTTTCAAATGGAAAAGAGGAGTTTACTTTAACAAAAAAGGAAAATACCTTCTTAAAGTTACTTATTAGTAAAAATAGAATTATCACTTATGAAGAATTAGAAACGAATATTTGGGATGAAGATTCTGTTATGACTTCAAATGCTATGAGACTTTTTATAAAAAACTTTAGAAAAAAACTTCCTAAAGATTTTTTAAAAAATGTTCAAGGAGTTGGATATAAGTTAGTTAGAGATTAACTTTATATCTTCTTGTTCTTGATTTTTTTCCTCTTGTTTATTAGGATTTTTCTCCAATTTATCCAATTGTATAAAATATGAATGTCCTAAATAAATTATAAAATAAACTGCACTAAATAAAGTTGCAAAAGGAATCATAGAAATAAGATATAAAAATAAAGTTCTAAGTCTAAAACTATTTGCTTCTTTTTTATAAATCTCTTTGTATTGTTCTTTTGTTAAAATTGTTGAACTAACATCAAAATTTAAAAGCTTATGAAAAAAATAATAAAGTGGTAAAGCAAAAGCAATAATATTTAAAACTGGCACAAAATAAACAGGAATTAGAATCAAAAATAGTAAAACCATCATAGATAAACTTTTAAATAGTTCCCATAATGATGAAAATAGTGTTCCATATCCATTTAATTCCAAATGTGAATAATATCTTTTATGCAAAATTCCCAAAATCATTGGTGTTAAAAAACCTATAATTATAATTGATAAAATAACTGAAGCTTGTAAAATCAAAACTGTTCCAATAGTATAAAGTAAAAATCCAGCCAGCCAAGATGTAACTGAATATTTAAACAAAAAAACTATTAAATAAGTAAACCAAACAAAATAAAAAGGAGCATTTTCATCAATAACAACTTCTTGTCCATTTTGTGAAGCTTGTGCTATTTCTTGAAGATTTGTTATGCCA
The genomic region above belongs to Arcobacter ellisii and contains:
- a CDS encoding response regulator transcription factor, whose amino-acid sequence is MQNDFINKLNAFTVLYAEDEDGIRNNIQEILQHLFKEVYSAKNASEAYMKYLETNPDLIITDIKMGNETGIDLVKKIRKSDSKTRIIITSAFTDLEYLLQATELHLIKYIVKPITQDKLMEALEAFVNSYDNSKIYNLIPNWIFDYSKAIVSNGKEEFTLTKKENTFLKLLISKNRIITYEELETNIWDEDSVMTSNAMRLFIKNFRKKLPKDFLKNVQGVGYKLVRD
- a CDS encoding EI24 domain-containing protein is translated as MNEIEIIFKSVKDFFTSSMLKIALIPLFITMLILYSMFFAAADFGITNLQEIAQASQNGQEVVIDENAPFYFVWFTYLIVFLFKYSVTSWLAGFLLYTIGTVLILQASVILSIIIIGFLTPMILGILHKRYYSHLELNGYGTLFSSLWELFKSLSMMVLLFLILIPVYFVPVLNIIAFALPLYYFFHKLLNFDVSSTILTKEQYKEIYKKEANSFRLRTLFLYLISMIPFATLFSAVYFIIYLGHSYFIQLDKLEKNPNKQEEKNQEQEDIKLISN